One part of the Marinobacterium rhizophilum genome encodes these proteins:
- a CDS encoding acyl-CoA thioesterase, which yields MSENEYRTVKASQQVLKELMVPSYANFGGKVHGGIILSLMDKIAYTCAATHARSYCVTASIDSVDFLNPVEVGELLTLYASVNYVGKSSMEIGIKVVSEDFHKGIVKPTNTSYFTMVAVDEETRLPVKVPGLVLEDDVEVKRFLEGITRRKFKRTYKDELRQARRALDVDIDLEQLAGENCRVVR from the coding sequence ATGTCAGAAAACGAATACAGAACGGTCAAGGCATCCCAGCAGGTGCTCAAGGAATTGATGGTGCCGTCCTATGCAAACTTTGGCGGCAAGGTTCACGGCGGCATTATCCTGTCGCTGATGGACAAGATCGCCTATACCTGTGCCGCGACCCATGCGCGCAGTTACTGCGTTACGGCCTCGATAGATTCGGTGGACTTCCTCAACCCCGTCGAAGTGGGCGAGCTGCTGACACTCTATGCGTCGGTAAACTATGTCGGCAAGTCCTCAATGGAAATCGGCATCAAGGTCGTATCCGAGGACTTCCACAAGGGCATCGTCAAGCCCACCAATACCTCCTACTTCACCATGGTGGCCGTTGATGAGGAAACCCGCCTGCCAGTAAAGGTGCCGGGCCTGGTGCTGGAGGACGATGTGGAGGTCAAGCGCTTCCTCGAGGGCATTACGCGGCGTAAATTCAAACGCACCTATAAAGATGAACTGCGTCAGGCGCGCCGGGCGCTGGATGTGGACATCGATCTGGAGCAGCTGGCCGGCGAAAACTGCCGCGTGGTGCGTTAA
- the fdhA gene encoding formaldehyde dehydrogenase, glutathione-independent codes for MTTNTTNRGVVYKGAGKVAVESIAYPELAIGNRKCDHGVILKVVTTNICGSDQHMVRGRTTAEEGLVLGHEITGIVVECGRDVEFIQQGDLVSVPFNIACGRCRSCKEGKTGICLNVNPARPGAAYGYVDMGGWVGGQAEYVMVPYADFNLLKFPDADQAMEKIRDLTLLSDIFPTGFHGCVTAGVGPGSTVYIAGAGPVGLAAAVSAHLLGAACVIVGDMVEDRLVQARSFGCETIDLTQEGDMADKIEAILGEREVDAFVDCVGFEAHACGCNHGKEAPATVLNSAMSLTRAGGQIGIPGLYVTEDPGAVDDAAKQGALSMRFGLGWAKSHSFHTGQCPVMKYHRPLMQAILFNKVKIADAVNVEVISLDQAPNGYAEFDGGAAKKYVIDPHGTVAA; via the coding sequence ATGACTACAAATACTACAAACCGCGGTGTCGTTTATAAAGGCGCCGGCAAAGTCGCCGTCGAATCCATCGCCTATCCCGAACTTGCCATTGGCAACCGCAAGTGCGACCACGGCGTTATCCTCAAGGTCGTAACCACCAACATCTGCGGTAGCGACCAGCACATGGTGCGCGGACGCACCACCGCCGAAGAAGGCCTGGTGCTGGGCCACGAAATCACCGGCATCGTGGTTGAATGCGGCCGCGACGTCGAATTCATCCAGCAGGGCGACCTGGTTTCCGTGCCCTTCAACATTGCCTGTGGCCGCTGCCGCAGCTGCAAGGAAGGCAAGACCGGCATCTGCCTGAATGTAAACCCGGCTCGCCCCGGCGCCGCCTACGGCTACGTCGACATGGGTGGCTGGGTCGGTGGCCAGGCCGAATACGTCATGGTGCCCTATGCCGACTTCAACCTGCTGAAATTCCCGGATGCGGACCAGGCGATGGAGAAAATCCGTGACCTGACGCTGCTGTCCGACATCTTCCCCACCGGCTTCCACGGCTGCGTGACCGCGGGCGTTGGCCCGGGTTCCACCGTGTACATCGCTGGCGCCGGCCCCGTCGGCCTGGCAGCGGCGGTATCCGCTCACCTGCTGGGTGCCGCCTGCGTCATCGTTGGCGACATGGTGGAAGATCGCCTGGTCCAGGCGCGCAGCTTTGGCTGCGAAACCATCGACCTGACCCAGGAAGGCGACATGGCCGACAAGATCGAAGCCATCCTCGGCGAGCGTGAAGTCGATGCCTTCGTTGACTGCGTCGGTTTCGAAGCCCACGCCTGTGGCTGCAACCACGGCAAGGAAGCACCTGCGACTGTACTGAACTCCGCCATGAGCCTGACCCGCGCCGGCGGCCAGATCGGCATCCCGGGTCTGTACGTCACCGAAGATCCCGGTGCCGTGGATGATGCCGCCAAGCAGGGCGCCCTGAGCATGCGCTTTGGTCTGGGCTGGGCCAAGTCCCACAGTTTCCACACCGGCCAGTGCCCGGTGATGAAGTACCACCGCCCGCTGATGCAGGCCATCCTGTTTAACAAGGTGAAGATTGCCGACGCGGTGAACGTGGAAGTGATCAGCCTGGACCAGGCGCCTAACGGCTACGCCGAGTTCGACGGTGGTGCGGCCAAGAAGTACGTTATCGATCCGCACGGCACCGTGGCGGCCTGA
- a CDS encoding MFS transporter: MTMTIRENLDTRPMAPYQCMVVALCFLINMMDGFDVLVMAFVAAPVSTEWSLNGAELGYLLSAGLVGMAIGSLFVAPWADVVGRRPLIILSVSIAGTGMICSSFASSPEMLGVLRLFTGVGIGGILASSYVAAGEYSSKRWRGLSISLQSTAYALGATIGGTVAAHIIPDLGWRSVFLYGGIVTLATVPVMVMLFPESIDFLITRRPKNSLQRINRLAKKMGIPVLTKLPGVTQVSKENSLGSIRRLFSPALLRSTLLIWAAFFLVMFGFYFVMSWTPRLLVSAGLTTQQGITGGILLNIGGIFGTALVGLLAARFRLSKVLTAYMIITAVLLAVFIYSTGNVTIALGIVLLIGIFLNGCIAGVYALTPGIYGAAERVTGLGWGIGTGRVGAILSPLVAGVLIDTQWAPADLYQLYGAVFVLAALAIALLHKTHRNAIQPVLAESPAQGA; this comes from the coding sequence ATGACTATGACAATTAGAGAAAACCTTGATACCAGGCCAATGGCCCCGTATCAATGCATGGTCGTGGCTCTTTGCTTTCTGATCAACATGATGGATGGCTTTGATGTCCTTGTCATGGCATTCGTGGCTGCTCCGGTTTCTACAGAGTGGAGTCTCAATGGAGCAGAGCTGGGATACCTGCTCAGCGCAGGTCTGGTCGGCATGGCGATCGGATCGCTCTTCGTCGCACCCTGGGCGGATGTCGTGGGACGCCGCCCGCTCATCATCCTGAGCGTCAGCATTGCCGGCACCGGGATGATCTGCTCCTCCTTTGCCTCCAGCCCTGAAATGCTGGGTGTGCTGCGGCTGTTTACTGGCGTGGGCATCGGCGGCATTCTGGCCAGCAGTTATGTGGCCGCGGGAGAGTACTCGTCCAAACGCTGGCGGGGGCTATCCATCAGCCTTCAGTCCACAGCCTATGCACTGGGTGCCACAATCGGCGGTACCGTTGCGGCCCACATCATTCCGGACCTGGGGTGGCGCTCGGTCTTTCTCTACGGCGGTATCGTTACGCTAGCGACGGTACCTGTCATGGTCATGCTGTTTCCTGAGTCCATCGACTTCCTGATCACGCGTCGGCCGAAAAATTCGCTTCAGCGTATCAACAGACTCGCCAAGAAAATGGGCATTCCCGTGCTGACCAAGCTTCCCGGCGTCACTCAGGTGTCGAAGGAAAATTCACTTGGCAGTATCCGACGGCTGTTTTCCCCTGCCCTGCTACGTTCGACTTTGCTGATTTGGGCCGCTTTTTTTCTGGTCATGTTCGGTTTCTATTTCGTCATGAGCTGGACGCCCCGCTTGCTGGTGTCCGCTGGCCTGACAACCCAGCAGGGCATCACCGGCGGCATACTGCTGAACATAGGCGGCATATTCGGTACCGCACTGGTCGGGTTGCTGGCAGCCAGGTTCAGGCTTTCGAAAGTGTTGACCGCCTACATGATCATCACCGCCGTACTCCTGGCTGTTTTCATCTATAGCACCGGCAATGTAACGATCGCCCTGGGCATCGTGTTGCTGATCGGGATCTTTTTGAATGGTTGCATCGCTGGCGTCTACGCGCTCACGCCCGGTATCTACGGTGCGGCGGAACGCGTGACCGGCCTCGGCTGGGGTATCGGCACCGGCCGGGTTGGGGCGATTCTGTCTCCCCTCGTCGCGGGTGTACTGATCGATACACAGTGGGCACCGGCTGACCTGTACCAACTCTACGGTGCCGTCTTTGTATTGGCGGCGCTGGCCATCGCACTCCTTCACAAGACGCATCGTAATGCAATCCAGCCCGTGCTGGCCGAAAGCCCAGCCCAGGGTGCATAA
- a CDS encoding aromatic ring-hydroxylating dioxygenase subunit alpha produces MTVSVFTPTSSDKTEGSKKSSFPLNRWYVAGYSWELKGLPLGRTLLNHAIVFFRSATGEVAALEDRCCHRALPLSNGTLENGAVRCGYHGLLFNEAGKCIEIPGQDKIPTRAKVAAYPVEERDQIIWIWFGDAEHPAPTGPAPAYDIHSSGKYLYDGSVYHYNAPYQMIHDNLLDLSHLGYVHLKTIGGNAKIHMNAETKVESDDSSVRVVRYMYDSEPPATYTAAYPFKGNIDRWQEIEFHVSHLLIWTGAVDVGTESVTDPDRGGFHMRGFHGITPETETSCHYFWTMATNPVHEPEATKEKVIEQTMLTFDEDKAIIEAQYANMQKFGDRPMVDIHVDVAPNRARRIIEQLL; encoded by the coding sequence ATGACCGTTTCAGTATTTACCCCTACGAGCTCTGACAAAACTGAAGGCTCTAAAAAATCCAGTTTTCCGCTGAATCGCTGGTATGTCGCCGGATATTCCTGGGAACTGAAAGGCCTGCCACTCGGAAGAACTTTGCTCAATCACGCCATTGTTTTTTTCCGTAGCGCGACAGGGGAAGTGGCAGCACTGGAAGATCGCTGCTGTCACCGCGCACTGCCGCTGTCAAACGGTACGCTTGAAAACGGCGCTGTACGCTGTGGATACCATGGCCTGCTTTTCAATGAAGCCGGAAAATGTATCGAGATCCCAGGGCAGGATAAAATCCCCACGCGCGCCAAAGTGGCTGCGTACCCGGTAGAGGAACGGGATCAGATCATTTGGATCTGGTTCGGGGATGCCGAACATCCCGCGCCCACCGGCCCCGCCCCCGCGTACGACATACACAGCTCAGGCAAGTATTTATACGACGGCAGCGTGTACCACTATAACGCGCCCTATCAGATGATACATGACAACCTACTGGACCTCAGTCATCTCGGCTATGTGCATCTGAAAACCATTGGTGGCAATGCCAAAATTCACATGAATGCCGAGACCAAGGTAGAGAGCGATGACAGCAGTGTACGGGTCGTACGCTACATGTATGACTCTGAACCCCCTGCCACCTATACGGCAGCCTACCCATTCAAAGGCAATATTGACCGTTGGCAGGAGATCGAATTTCATGTTTCACACCTGCTGATCTGGACCGGTGCCGTGGATGTGGGCACCGAATCCGTGACCGACCCGGATCGTGGTGGCTTCCATATGCGCGGCTTTCACGGCATTACACCTGAGACTGAAACGAGTTGCCATTATTTCTGGACCATGGCAACCAACCCGGTTCACGAGCCTGAAGCGACTAAGGAAAAGGTTATCGAGCAAACCATGCTGACCTTTGATGAAGACAAGGCCATCATCGAGGCGCAGTACGCCAATATGCAGAAATTTGGCGATAGACCAATGGTCGATATTCATGTCGATGTAGCGCCGAACCGTGCACGGCGCATTATTGAGCAACTACTATGA
- a CDS encoding TRAP transporter substrate-binding protein, whose product MDHVINDWADTISKESSGRLEIDIYPSQTLAKAPQSYEATVNGIADIAVTAQGYSAGRFPLTQIIELPGIVKTAENASCVLQGLYDDRLISSEYQDTHPLFFFAHGPGHIHTKDQLVKSPEDLKGLRIRRATTVVGELLTSLGAQPVGMPAPETYTAAQRGVIDGVAFPWQAMQDFRLNDELTHHTEIGLYTLSFITTMNKKSYASLPDDLKLILDQNSGMKWARIMGKKLDEIDSEGLKQAMDNGHTVHKVENMASNERWRPFLDQVIRSHLDQLGVKALPAQNVFDNAMSRVTRCDI is encoded by the coding sequence GTGGACCATGTCATCAATGATTGGGCTGACACTATAAGCAAGGAGTCTTCTGGGCGCCTTGAAATAGATATATATCCGTCGCAAACCCTAGCAAAAGCACCACAGAGCTATGAGGCGACGGTCAATGGCATAGCAGACATCGCAGTGACGGCACAGGGCTACAGTGCCGGGCGATTCCCATTAACTCAGATCATAGAACTGCCAGGCATTGTAAAAACAGCCGAAAATGCCAGCTGTGTGTTACAGGGACTCTACGACGATAGACTGATCAGCAGCGAATACCAGGACACCCATCCATTATTTTTCTTTGCCCATGGTCCGGGTCACATCCATACGAAGGACCAGTTGGTCAAATCACCAGAAGACCTGAAGGGACTGAGAATACGACGAGCCACCACGGTTGTTGGCGAATTGCTGACATCCCTGGGCGCGCAGCCTGTGGGTATGCCTGCGCCTGAAACCTATACAGCCGCACAGCGTGGTGTGATTGATGGCGTCGCCTTCCCATGGCAAGCCATGCAGGACTTCAGACTCAACGACGAACTGACGCACCATACCGAAATTGGGCTCTACACCTTATCCTTTATTACGACCATGAATAAAAAGAGCTACGCCAGCCTGCCCGATGACCTGAAACTGATTCTGGATCAGAACAGCGGTATGAAATGGGCGAGAATAATGGGAAAAAAGCTGGATGAAATCGACAGCGAAGGACTCAAGCAGGCCATGGATAACGGCCACACTGTCCATAAAGTAGAGAATATGGCAAGCAATGAACGCTGGCGCCCATTTCTTGATCAGGTCATAAGGTCCCATCTAGATCAACTTGGTGTCAAGGCGCTGCCCGCCCAAAACGTATTTGATAATGCCATGTCTCGAGTCACCCGCTGCGATATCTAA
- a CDS encoding PDR/VanB family oxidoreductase produces the protein MLDVVISQKNIEAQGIYSFELRCPEGKYLPEFSAGAHIDVQLGSNLVRQYSLCNHPDERDRYLIAVLKEPNSRGGSVAMHNGLKAGDTLKISAPRNLFSLTTQADRYILMAGGIGITPILCMAEELQQKGADFELHYCSRSPALAAFTDRIKASEFASRVQLHFDDGPATQKLNATELLQSPQAGTHLYICGPGGFIEHVLGTARLNGWPEDQLHREYFAAPATRSEQDRPFQVELASNGRIYEIPADKTVFEVLDSAGIDIPVSCEQGICGSCITRILHGEPEHRDEFMTQSEHEKNDQFTPCCSRAKSPRLVLDL, from the coding sequence ATGCTTGACGTAGTCATCAGTCAAAAAAATATTGAGGCACAAGGTATTTATAGTTTTGAGCTGCGCTGCCCGGAGGGGAAATATCTGCCAGAATTTAGCGCAGGCGCCCACATAGATGTACAACTTGGATCCAACCTTGTACGCCAGTACTCCCTCTGTAATCATCCTGATGAACGGGACCGGTATCTGATTGCTGTTCTTAAAGAGCCGAACTCCCGTGGTGGCTCTGTGGCGATGCACAATGGACTGAAAGCAGGCGATACGCTTAAAATAAGCGCTCCCCGCAATCTGTTCTCGTTAACAACGCAAGCAGACAGATACATTCTGATGGCCGGCGGCATTGGCATCACGCCCATCCTGTGCATGGCTGAGGAGCTGCAGCAGAAAGGGGCTGACTTCGAACTCCATTATTGCTCCCGCTCACCGGCGTTGGCCGCATTTACCGATCGGATAAAAGCATCAGAATTCGCGTCACGTGTACAGCTGCATTTTGATGACGGCCCCGCCACGCAAAAGCTTAATGCAACAGAGCTGTTGCAGTCGCCCCAGGCGGGTACGCACCTGTACATCTGCGGCCCAGGCGGCTTTATCGAGCATGTACTGGGTACTGCACGCTTGAATGGCTGGCCTGAAGATCAGCTCCATCGCGAGTACTTTGCAGCCCCCGCGACCCGCTCGGAGCAGGACAGGCCCTTTCAGGTAGAGCTTGCCAGCAATGGCAGAATATACGAGATTCCAGCCGACAAAACTGTTTTTGAAGTACTGGACTCCGCCGGCATTGATATTCCAGTGTCCTGTGAGCAAGGCATATGCGGTTCCTGCATCACCCGAATATTACATGGAGAGCCGGAACATCGAGATGAGTTTATGACGCAAAGCGAGCACGAAAAAAATGACCAGTTCACACCTTGCTGCTCCCGTGCCAAAAGTCCCCGACTGGTACTCGACCTTTAA
- a CDS encoding MarR family winged helix-turn-helix transcriptional regulator — translation MAQIDQSSEPEVLDLDRYVPALLTFLSNKLSSGASACYRKHFGVGVVEWRVLALLAVENGITANRICQVIGLDKSAVSRALRLLEDAGHVKTEADPADARRVIVHLTSQGRTLHNRILRVARAREQRLLDDFTADEVDTLVDLLQRMNSRVQLVNSYDPSKS, via the coding sequence ATGGCGCAAATTGATCAGAGTAGTGAACCTGAAGTGTTGGACCTGGACCGGTATGTGCCGGCACTGTTGACCTTCCTGTCGAACAAGCTGTCCTCGGGCGCATCGGCCTGCTATCGAAAGCATTTCGGAGTAGGAGTGGTCGAATGGCGTGTACTAGCGTTGCTGGCCGTTGAAAACGGGATTACCGCCAACCGGATATGCCAGGTAATCGGTCTGGATAAAAGTGCAGTTAGTCGAGCGTTGCGACTACTAGAGGACGCGGGGCATGTGAAAACTGAGGCTGATCCTGCCGATGCCCGTCGCGTTATCGTCCATTTGACGAGTCAAGGTAGAACCCTGCACAACCGGATCCTCCGTGTTGCGCGGGCACGTGAGCAGCGTTTATTGGATGATTTTACTGCCGATGAGGTTGATACTCTGGTGGACCTGTTGCAACGAATGAATTCAAGGGTGCAGCTGGTTAACAGTTATGACCCATCTAAGTCATAA